From the genome of Ahaetulla prasina isolate Xishuangbanna chromosome 15, ASM2864084v1, whole genome shotgun sequence, one region includes:
- the LRRC75B gene encoding leucine-rich repeat-containing protein 75B: MGSRLSRQSGAEATGVLRRSKGSLRGRSRPEEPPRRLGPDCRLASLLRGSEKRSAGLRKNRAAAPYVRRVRWLREIQAALREHQHERAMQLLRLLRKDLGLEGMFLNDVLYKKATFLNLVDPISHDLLMSLARDLQCPKKEYDPWKSSDRICRQLIYHLSPHSKWHQSGLPHRKSHSSLKSSLQKKLSQEAIHLSGVPLSTRDIQHLASYLQDSGDHLLTVDLSFTDLKDEEMRFLMPFLRSLPSLTHLSLNGNHLTRATVKDLTDAMKDMAKFPSLAWIDLGNNVDVSSMPQPLLVGLRKRLSQQTTLPTIYESLDCTSEASSGPETSLLEEEEEEEEEDLQGQEGIPPVAKHCFHQQSCER, translated from the exons ATGGGCTCCCGGCTGAGCCGGCAGAGCGGCGCGGAGGCGACGGGCGTTCTCCGCCGCTCCAAGGGGTCCCTCCGCGGCAGGAGCCGCCCAGAGGAGCCGCCGCGCCGCCTCGGCCCGGACTGCCGGCTGGCTTCGCTGCTGCGGGGCTCGGAGAAGCGGTCAGCGGGGCTGCGCAAGAACCGGGCGGCGGCGCCCTACGTGCGGCGGGTGCGCTGGCTGCGCGAGATCCAGGCCGCCCTCCGCGAGCACCAGCACGAGCGGGCCATGCAGCTTCTGCGGCTGCTGCGGAAG GACCTTGGCCTGGAGGGGATGTTCCTCAATGACGTTCTCTACAAGAAGGCCACCTTCCTCAACCTGGTGGACCCCATCTCCCACGACCTCCTGATGAGCCTGGCCAGAGACCTGCAGTGCCCCAAAAAG GAATACGATCCGTGGAAATCCTCCGACCGAATCTGCCGGCAACTGATCTACCACTTGAGTCCACATTCTAAATGGCATCAATCTGGGCTGCCCCATCGCAAATCCCACAGCAG tCTGAAGAGTAGCCTGCAGAAGAAGCTCAGCCAAGAAGCCATCCATCTCTCCGGGGTCCCTCTCTCCACACGTGACATCCAGCATCTGGCCAGCTACTTGCAGGACAGTGGGGACCACCTTCTCACCGTCGACCTGAGTTTCACTGATCTGAAGGATGAGGAGATGCGCTTCCTGATGCCTTTCCTGCGGTCACTGCCCAGCCTCACCCACCTCTCCCTTAACGGGAACCACTTGACCCGAGCAACTGTGAAGGACCTCACCGACGCCATGAAGGACATGGCCAAGTTCCCCTCTTTAGCCTGGATTGATCTGGGCAACAACGTGGACGTCTCCTCCATGCCGCAGCCTCTGCTCGTTGGCCTACGGAAGCGGCTCAGCCAGCAGACCACGCTGCCCACCATTTACGAATCCTTGGACTGCACTTCTGAGGCATCCAGTGGACCTGAGACCAGcctgctggaggaggaggaggaggaggaggaggaagatttgcAAGGGCAAGAGGGGATCCCACCAGTGGCCAAGCACTGCTTCCACCAGCAGTCGTGTGAAAGGTGA
- the SNRPD3 gene encoding small nuclear ribonucleoprotein Sm D3: MSIGVPIKVLHEAEGHIVTCETNTGEVYRGKLIEAEDNMNCQMSNITVTYRDGRVAQLEQVYIRGSKIRFLILPDMLKNAPMLKSMKNKNQGSGAGRGKAAILKAQVAARGRGRGMGRGNIFQKRR; encoded by the exons ATGTCCATCGGGGTGCCGATCAAGGTGCTGCACGAGGCCGAGGGGCACATCGTCACCTGCGAGACCAACACGGGCGAGGTCTACCGCGGGAAGCTCATCGAGGCCGAGGACAACATGAACTGCCAG aTGTCCAACATCACGGTGACCTACCGCGACGGGCGCGTGGCGCAGCTGGAGCAGGTCTACATCCGCGGCAGCAAGATCCGCTTCCTCATCCTGCCCGACATGCTGAAGAACGCGCCGATGCTGAAGAGCATGAAGAACAAGAACCAGGGCTCGGGCGCCGGGCGCGGCAAGGCCGCCATCCTCAAGGCGCAGG tggctgcaagaggaaggggaCGAGGAATGGGACGTGGCAACATTTTCCAGAAGCGGCGGTAA